Proteins encoded together in one Urocitellus parryii isolate mUroPar1 chromosome 3, mUroPar1.hap1, whole genome shotgun sequence window:
- the LOC144253849 gene encoding olfactory receptor 7A40-like, with protein MESKNDTKISEFLLQGISEDPELQPLIFGLFLSMYLITVLGNLLIILATISDSHLHTPMYFFLSNLSFVDICFTSSTVPKMLVNIQTQSKAIRYEGCIIQIYFFTLFIVLDNFLLAVMAYDRYVAICHSLHYMVILNPYLCGLLTLASWITSALNSLLHSLMVLRLSFCSNLEIPHFFCELKQLFQHACSDTFLNEAVLYFAVILLGSVPLTGILYSYCKIVSSIRAISSAQGKYKAFSTCASHLSVVSLFYGTSLGVYLSSAVSQNSHSTATASVMYSVVTPMLNPFIYSLRNKDIKSALRRLLWRTPGKGPVGPPQ; from the coding sequence ATGGAAtcaaaaaatgacacaaaaatttcagaatttcttctCCAGGGAATTTCAGAGGACCCAGAACTGCAGCCCCTCATCTTTGGgctgttcctgtccatgtacctgattactgtgctggggaacctgctcatcattctggccaccatctcagactcccacctgcacacgcccatgtacttcttcctctccaacctgtcctttgtggaCATCTGCTTCACCTCCAGCACTGTCccaaagatgctggtgaacatccagacacagagcaaggccATAAGATATGAAGGCTGCAtcatacagatttatttttttacattatttatagtGTTGGACAACTTCCTCCTcgctgtgatggcctatgacaggtatgtggccatctgtcactCCCTGCACTACATGGTTATCCTGAACCCATATCTCTGTGGCTTGCTGACGCTGGCATCCTGGATCACCAGTGCCCTGAATTCCTTATTACATAGCTTGATGGTGTTGCGATTGTCCTTTTGTTCGAACTTGGAAATCCCCCATTTTTTCTGTGAACTTAAACAGTTGTTTCAGCATGCCTGCTCTGACACCTTTCTCAATGAGGCGGTGCTATATTTTGCTGTTATCTTGCTGGGAAGTGTCCCCCTCACTGGTATCCTTTACTCTTACTGCAAGATTGTGTCCTCCATCCGTGCAATCTCATCAGCTCAgggcaagtacaaagccttctccacctgtgcatctCACCTCTCCGTGGTCTCCTTATTTTATGGCACAAGCCTAGGTGTGTACCTCAGTTCTGCTGTGTCCCAAAACTCACACTCTACTGCAACAGCCTCAGTGATGTACagtgtggtcacccccatgctgaaccccttcatctacagtctgaggaacaaggacatcAAGAGTGCTCTGAGAAGACTCCTTTGGAGGACACCTGGAAAGGGACCTGTTGGTCCACCCCAGTAG